The following are encoded together in the Oncorhynchus nerka isolate Pitt River linkage group LG23, Oner_Uvic_2.0, whole genome shotgun sequence genome:
- the LOC115106939 gene encoding dnaJ homolog subfamily B member 9-like — MATAQSVLMLAVCILMITEFILAQRDYYDILGVPKDAAERQIKKAFHKLAMKYHPDRNKSPGAEAKFREIAEAYETLSDDKRRLEYDQFGHGPSPGEPGTGGGRSGQHFHQNFNFNFDDLFRDSDLFGHNQHSYHAQHKRAFNSHFQAHQEAQNRHKRHFQGSFGGEHFDDVFEDMEKMFSFNGHTGGADSRFQASAKQHCRTVTQRRGNMVTTYTDCS, encoded by the exons ATGGCCACAGCACAGTCAGTCTTAATGTTAGCAGTATGCATTCTCATGATAACTGAGTTCATACTGGCCCAGAGGGACTACTATGACATCCTAGGTGTGCCAAAAGATGCCGCCGAGCGCCAGATCAAGAAGGCCTTCCATAAGCTAGCCATGAAGTACCATCCTGACCGAAACAAGAGTCCTGGCGCAGAGGCAAAGTTCAGGGAAATAGCTGAGG CGTACGAGACGTTATCAGACGATAAGAGGAGACTGGAGTATGACCAGTTTGGACATGGCCCCTCCCCTGGTGAGCCAGGCACAGGAGGTGGGAGGAGTGGACAGCACTTCCACCAGAACTTTAACTTCAACTTTGATGACCTGTTCAGAGACTCTGACCTGTTCGGTCATAACCAGCACTCCTATCATGCCCAGCACAAGAGGGCCTTCAACAGCCACTTCCAGGCCCACCAGGAGGCCCAGAACAGGCACAAGAGACACTTCCAGGGTTCCTTTGGTGGAGAACACTTTGATGACGTGTTTGAGGACATGGAGAAGATGTTCTCGTTTAATGGACACACAGGCGGGGCGGACAGCCGGTTCCAGGCCTCAGCAAAACAACACTGCAGGACAGTGACACAGCGCAGAGGGAACATGGTCACCACATATACAGACTGTTCTTGA